The following coding sequences lie in one Notolabrus celidotus isolate fNotCel1 chromosome 6, fNotCel1.pri, whole genome shotgun sequence genomic window:
- the cnot4a gene encoding CCR4-NOT transcription complex subunit 4 yields the protein MSHSPEMKDDPMECPLCMEPLEIDDVNFFPCTCGYQICRFCWHRIRTDENGLCPACRKPYPEDPAVYKPLSQEEIQRIKNEKKQKQNEKKQKVTENRKHLASVRVVQRNLVFVVGLSQRLADPEVLKRPEYFGRFGKIHKVVINNSTSYAGSQGPSASAYVTYIRSEDALRAIQCVNNVVVDGRTLKASLGTTKYCSYFLKSMQCPKPDCMYLHELGDEAASFTKEEMQAGKHQEYEQKLLQDLYKINPSFLQPPACGTDKSKSKPNSTQRSNSSNGKDGWPTLSGHNKLANGLSEDRKSPPLLDYLDQEVLASEGLETELGPGQCTALSPFSSNCDSNSPSDKPPESIGMVNGETLQQVPTSDSPSPPPGLTKPSLVVPISVSDLTARSPFEGAAAESQSLFSDNSNFRHPNPLPAGLPPFPSSPRGSSDWPMTPEPQSLFTSDTIPVSSSTDWQAAFGFGSSSKQQDDDLGFDPFDVTRKALADLIEKELSVQDQCPLSPGLMPHGSNHGPGLPLPNQNPGSSHHFPSGLPRLPQLHHRAIYSSFSFPGSQNSQASQQQPAARHPWMGVPTRNNLTHLNHSASAASHSNFLDLNLPPQHNTGLGGIPISENSSSIDGLNVKEWQDGLRALLPNININFGGLPNSSSSSSSSSSNSVNHIGGPAGPAGISHSLSWDGTASWMDPAIITGMPASAGNSLDCLQDDNPPHWLKSLQALTEMDGPAGSAVPTPQPLHSGLLDAHLPLHHRAAGGWAPYMPPPTANPASQFHSPPPGFQTAFRPPGQPATELLQSAAVDRH from the exons ATGTCCCATAGCCCTGAGATGAAGGACGACCCCATGGAGTGCCCTCTGTGCATGGAACCGCTGGAGATTGATGACGTCAACTTCTTCCCCTGCACCTGCGGCTATCAGATCTGCCGCTTCTGTTGGCATCGCATCCGTACAGACGAGAACGGCCTCTGCCCCGCCTGTAGAAAG CCGTACCCAGAGGACCCCGCTGTGTACAAGCCGCTGTCACAGGAGGAAATCCAGAGGATAAAGAACGAGAAGAAGCAGAAACAGAATGAGAAGAAGCAGAAGGTGACAGAAAACCGAAAGCATCTGGCCAGTGTCAGAGTGGTCCAGAGAAACTTGGTGTTTGTGGTGGGGCTCTCACAGCGGCTCGCTGACCCAGAG GTTCTAAAACGACCCGAGTATTTTGGGAGGTTTGGAAAAATCCATAAAGTGGTCATCAACAACAGCACATCTTACGCCGGTTCACAG GGGCCCAGTGCCAGCGCTTATGTCACTTACATCCGCTCTGAAGATGCCCTAAGAGCAATACAGTGTGTGAACAATGTGGTTGTTGATGGCAGAACACTCAAG GCTTCATTAGGCACAACAAAGTACTGCAGTTACTTCCTTAAAAGTATGCAGTGTCCCAAACCTGATTGTATGTATCTACATGAGCTGGGGGATGAAGCAGCTAGCTTTACTAAAGAGGAGATGCAG GCGGGAAAACATCAAGAGTATGAGCAGAAACTCCTCCAAGACCTCTATAAAATAAACCCTAGCTTTCTACAACCTCCAGCATGTGGAACAGACAAGTCAAAGAGTAAACCCAACTCCACACAGAG ATCCAACAGTAGCAACGGTAAAGATGGGTGGCCAACGCTGTCAGGACACAACAAACTGGCCAACGGGCTTTCAGAGGACCGCAAGTCTCCCCCGTTGTTAGACTACCTAGACCAAGAAGTACTCGCTTCAGAAGGGCTAGAAACAGAGCTAGGTCCGGGTCAGTGTACTGCACTGTCCCCGTTCTCCTCTAACTGTGACAGTAACAG TCCCAGCGACAAACCTCCAGAGTCTATCGGAATGGTGAATGGCGAGACTTTACAACAG GTACCCACCAGTgactccccctctcctccaccGGGTTTGACCAAGCCCAGCCTCGTGGTGCCCATCAGCGTGTCAGACCTCACGGCCCGTTCACCCTTTGAAGGCGCCGCAGCAGAGTCCCAGTCACTCTTTTCAGACAACAGTAACTTCAGACATCCTAACCCTCTCCCTGCAGGCCTGCCCCCCTTCCCCAGCTCCCCCCGCGGCAGTTCTGACTGGCCCATGACCCCTGAACCACAGAGCCTCTTCACATCAG ACACAATACCAGTGTCTTCTTCCACAGACTGGCAGGCGGCGTTTGGCTTTGGTTCGTCCAGCAAACAGCAGGACGACGATCTGGGCTTCGACCCCTTCGACGTCACCCGCAAAGCCTTGGCAGACCTGATAGAGAAGGAGCTGTCGGTGCAGGATCAGTGCCCCTTGTCCCCTGGGCTCATGCCTCACGGGAGTAACCACGGTCCAGGCCTGCCGCTCCCCAACCAAAACCCTGGCTCCTCCCACCACTTCCCCAGCGGCCTGCCGCGCCTCCCCCAGCTCCACCACAGAGCCATCTACAGCTCCTTCAGTTTCCCCGGCAGTCAGAACAGCCAGGCCAGTCAGCAGCAGCCAGCCGCCAGACACCCCTGGATGGGCGTCCCGACACGAAATAACCTCACACACTTGAACCACTCAGCCAGTGCTGCCTCACACAGTAATTTCCTGGACCTGAATCTGCCTCCTCAGCACAACACAGGGCTAGGAGGGATCCCCATCTCAG aaAACAGCAGCTCTATAGACGGCTTAAATGTGAAAGAGTGGCAGGACGGACTCAGAGCTCTCCTGCCAAACATCAATATCAACTTTGGGGGCCTCCCaaattcctcttcctcttcatcctcctcatcctccaacaGTGTTAACCACATCGGTGGGCCGGCGGGGCCAGCAGGTATCTCACACAGCCTGAGCTGGGACGGTACAGCCAGTTGGATGGATCCTGCCATCATCACAG gtATGCCAGCCTCAGCAGGAAATAGTTTAGACTGTCTCCAGGACGACAACCCACCACACTGGCTCAAGTCCCTGCAGGCGCTCACAGAGATGGACGGCCCGGCCGGCTCAGCAGTGCCCACTCCCCAGCCCCTCCACAGCGGCCTCCTCGACGCCCACCTCCCCCTCCATCACAGAGCCGCCGGCGGCTGGGCTCCCTACATGCCCCCTCCCACAGCCAACCCCGCCAGCCAATTCCACTCCCCTCCCCCTGGCTTCCAGACCGCCTTCAGACCCCCAGGACAGCCCGCAACAGAGCTGCTACAGAGTGCTGCTGTGGACCGCCACTGA